The genomic interval GAGCCGTTCACTGGTGAGCATTGCTTCCAATGTCTCTACCGCTTTCTCAACTAAGTTGTTAAATTTTGGTGATTGAGCGATCGCATTGGGGTCAATGTTCAGTGCTAGCGGCTTTTCCACAAACATTGTTGAGGCTCCTGGCCAATATCTTTAGTGATTAAACGTTGTTGATTCAAATGGGATCTAGGAAAACTAGAACTGCGATCACCCAAGCAGGAACCTGTCAGTATCGCAGTTTTAGTTTAATGGATGTTCAGTGAGTCCATAAATATGAAGCGTGTTTAGCGCTGCTTGCGATCGCGCAATAGCTTTAAGGCTCCACCGATCAAAGTCAGACCCAACACAGCGCCTGGTTCAGGGACAGGCTCAGGTTGTGGGGTTGGGGTTGGGGTTGGAGTAGGAGTTGGAGTAGGAGTTGGAGTAGGAGTTGGGGTTGGAGACGGTCCCTCAAGTTTGCTGCTACCTTGACGGTTAGATCCTACACTTTTTAGGCGGGTACCAAAGCTTTGGTTCACAAACTGATCAACTGTCAAGCCAAGAGCCTGAATGTCAAAAATTACTTTTGAGAAGAAATCTTCTGCTCCTTTGTCAAAAGCTCCGCCTTCACCAATTTGTATGCCAAAGTCAAACGACCGCTTAACTCCATCTCCATTGAGATTCACATTTTCGTCTAAATCTTTGTCATTAGTTATCCCATCATTATCAAAGGTGAAAGTGCTAGGCAGACCGTTGTCAGTTCCAGCATCCGGATTTACATCAATTAGTTTAGCTGTAAAGTTATTGGGAGCAACGGGGAAGAGATTGTTGACGTTGAAAAAGACACCGACAATATCACCGCTGCTGATGCTTTGGTCAACAGACACAGTAAAGCGTACTGTATTTGTCGCAAAGTCCTCTAGCAAGAAGTTAACTGCTGCGTCATCTCCAGTGAATTCCTCAATACCGAAGCTAAGAGAGGCGGCATTGGCTGC from Trichocoleus desertorum ATA4-8-CV12 carries:
- a CDS encoding PEP-CTERM sorting domain-containing protein (PEP-CTERM proteins occur, often in large numbers, in the proteomes of bacteria that also encode an exosortase, a predicted intramembrane cysteine proteinase. The presence of a PEP-CTERM domain at a protein's C-terminus predicts cleavage within the sorting domain, followed by covalent anchoring to some some component of the (usually Gram-negative) cell surface. Many PEP-CTERM proteins exhibit an unusual sequence composition that includes large numbers of potential glycosylation sites. Expression of one such protein has been shown restore the ability of a bacterium to form floc, a type of biofilm.), whose translation is MKITAFFPATLAATGVAIATSAFSAANAASLSFGIEEFTGDDAAVNFLLEDFATNTVRFTVSVDQSISSGDIVGVFFNVNNLFPVAPNNFTAKLIDVNPDAGTDNGLPSTFTFDNDGITNDKDLDENVNLNGDGVKRSFDFGIQIGEGGAFDKGAEDFFSKVIFDIQALGLTVDQFVNQSFGTRLKSVGSNRQGSSKLEGPSPTPTPTPTPTPTPTPTPTPTPQPEPVPEPGAVLGLTLIGGALKLLRDRKQR